The following proteins come from a genomic window of Acetivibrio cellulolyticus CD2:
- the tnpA gene encoding IS66 family insertion sequence element accessory protein TnpA, whose amino-acid sequence MLYKEWEKLIREFEKSGKTQAQWCREKGLKIKAFNFQYRKYRRDNQNKEEINKTNWMPIQFEPMMTSKLNIRIGKAIIEIENGYDERLLQTIVKSLEAIC is encoded by the coding sequence ATGTTATATAAAGAATGGGAAAAGTTAATTAGAGAATTCGAAAAAAGCGGAAAAACCCAGGCTCAGTGGTGTAGGGAAAAGGGGTTGAAAATCAAAGCATTCAATTTCCAATATAGAAAATATAGAAGAGATAATCAAAACAAGGAAGAAATTAACAAAACAAACTGGATGCCAATTCAGTTTGAACCAATGATGACATCAAAACTCAACATAAGAATAGGTAAAGCTATAATTGAAATTGAGAACGGATATGACGAAAGACTTTTGCAAACTATAGTTAAATCCTTGGAGGCAATATGTTGA
- a CDS encoding pre-peptidase C-terminal domain-containing protein encodes MINRWVVLYAYTYITQGWLRDYYNNTGGSKDNKVSNLGFAFCTDELRVDAKCFCSAENTTHPPRLEITYSTSFPINNMSFTYDPSRFNDENGLRFRTNCYAYAMRIIAENTGSENSYGLQPGELSNTPLSTPYTLNGIYQAVSADLAALGFQIQQTTASASVPSGWRKIAIAIDADSDFHFYVRHSDGTWSHKMGSDVARNLDANGVIIYDSNIETISNNYSKYENYSDGTMYVLINKGAILDFVNTTSSSPSIKTSERAGDTFIHSKPVSVGSTTSAKFDYGIENFQDVDFYKIVISTAGNYSFYTTGDTDTVGQLFSSTGTRLAYNDDNYDVNCRIDYNNLAAGTYFVKIHPYHLSNYGSYSFVVTKN; translated from the coding sequence TTGATTAACAGATGGGTTGTATTGTACGCTTACACATATATAACCCAGGGGTGGCTCAGGGATTATTACAATAATACAGGTGGAAGTAAAGACAATAAAGTTTCCAATTTAGGTTTTGCCTTTTGTACTGATGAGTTACGGGTTGACGCCAAGTGTTTCTGTTCGGCAGAAAACACTACACATCCTCCGCGCCTTGAAATAACATATTCTACATCCTTCCCAATCAATAATATGAGTTTTACTTACGATCCAAGCAGGTTTAACGATGAAAACGGCTTAAGATTCCGCACGAATTGCTACGCTTATGCCATGAGGATAATAGCAGAGAATACCGGCAGCGAGAACTCCTATGGCTTACAACCAGGTGAGCTTTCAAACACTCCACTGAGTACACCTTACACATTAAATGGAATCTACCAGGCAGTGTCTGCCGATCTTGCAGCATTAGGATTTCAAATCCAGCAGACCACAGCTTCTGCCTCTGTGCCAAGCGGATGGAGGAAAATCGCTATTGCTATTGATGCAGATTCGGATTTCCATTTTTATGTACGTCACAGTGATGGCACATGGTCCCATAAAATGGGCAGCGATGTAGCAAGAAATCTTGATGCAAACGGAGTTATCATATACGATTCAAACATTGAAACCATCAGCAATAATTATTCCAAATATGAAAACTATTCAGATGGCACCATGTATGTTTTGATTAATAAAGGTGCGATTTTGGACTTTGTCAATACTACATCTTCCAGTCCTTCAATAAAGACAAGCGAGAGGGCCGGCGACACATTTATACATTCCAAACCAGTCAGTGTTGGAAGTACAACCAGTGCAAAGTTTGACTATGGAATTGAAAACTTCCAGGACGTGGATTTCTATAAAATCGTAATCTCAACCGCCGGTAATTACTCTTTCTATACTACCGGCGATACCGATACAGTAGGACAGCTTTTCAGCAGCACCGGCACAAGACTGGCCTATAATGACGATAACTATGATGTGAATTGCAGAATTGATTATAACAATCTTGCTGCAGGGACATATTTTGTAAAAATTCACCCATATCATCTGTCAAATTACGGCTCCTACAGCTTTGTTGTGACTAAAAATTAA
- a CDS encoding copper amine oxidase N-terminal domain-containing protein, whose protein sequence is MSGLIAKNGQKILIKSKCRTMFVWMYLIAFIFTILFSVQVHALNGGDKAAGTIPGALPSKLMVGLFEGNDSSWMKNSGVPWNSRYIYLTKGWANNWGWGDRDGTYALNFMKSCDQMNAVPYIQYYCMNEMPGGGEAQFYTKTKNSATMKEYFSDFILLMKKVKEFGKPVVILVEADGFGFMQKQTKSTSDYCAIKDTGLSELKDLPNSVSGWGMAFLEIRRKVVAKNALLGIHVSGWASGKDIVYFSTSDKLQPEVDKVYSFLSPMGLGSNQTGEMYDLLVGDPLDRDPEFYKINNNQDRWLDTNDNASTNSKSFNRYAEWLRLWNVKSQKRWILWQIPLGNSNHKNVYNNGGDREGYKGNFPEYFFGNGMENHLAKYANSGVIALLFGAGTKGQASFQNDIYTDGQPFMKKHVGDFFKSGGMTLGKNITLPKNVSQISMKIGDAYMLADGISAEIDPGRGTKPLIINNRTMLPIRATIEALGGSVTWEGSSKKVSIQLNGKNVNLWIGSSSIQVNGQNINSDCAPAIINDRTYVPLRAVLENLGCNVQWVESTKSIIIRKG, encoded by the coding sequence ATGTCAGGTTTAATTGCGAAAAATGGACAAAAGATCTTAATAAAAAGTAAATGCAGGACTATGTTTGTGTGGATGTATTTGATTGCTTTTATCTTTACGATATTATTTTCAGTTCAGGTTCATGCTCTAAATGGAGGGGACAAAGCTGCCGGAACTATTCCAGGAGCATTACCTTCAAAATTGATGGTTGGGCTTTTTGAAGGTAATGATAGTTCATGGATGAAAAACAGTGGTGTACCTTGGAATTCAAGATACATTTACTTAACAAAGGGTTGGGCTAATAACTGGGGTTGGGGAGATCGTGATGGAACTTACGCACTCAATTTCATGAAAAGCTGTGATCAGATGAATGCCGTGCCATATATACAATATTATTGTATGAATGAAATGCCCGGAGGTGGCGAGGCACAATTCTATACAAAAACAAAAAATAGTGCAACAATGAAAGAGTATTTCTCTGATTTCATTTTATTAATGAAAAAAGTTAAAGAGTTTGGGAAACCGGTAGTAATTCTAGTAGAAGCTGATGGGTTTGGATTTATGCAGAAGCAGACTAAATCTACCAGTGATTATTGTGCAATAAAGGATACAGGACTATCGGAACTTAAGGACCTTCCTAATAGTGTTTCCGGTTGGGGGATGGCATTTTTGGAAATACGCAGGAAAGTTGTTGCGAAAAATGCGTTGCTGGGCATTCATGTATCAGGATGGGCCAGCGGGAAAGATATAGTCTACTTCTCAACATCAGATAAACTTCAACCTGAAGTTGACAAAGTGTATTCGTTTTTATCCCCAATGGGACTGGGCTCCAATCAAACCGGTGAAATGTATGATTTGCTGGTTGGTGATCCTTTGGACAGAGATCCTGAGTTTTATAAAATAAACAATAACCAGGATAGATGGCTTGATACAAATGATAATGCCTCTACAAACTCCAAGAGTTTTAATCGTTATGCGGAATGGCTTAGACTGTGGAATGTAAAAAGTCAAAAACGCTGGATATTATGGCAAATTCCTCTGGGAAATTCAAATCACAAGAATGTATACAATAATGGTGGAGATAGAGAAGGTTATAAAGGTAATTTTCCTGAATACTTTTTTGGGAACGGAATGGAAAATCACCTGGCTAAATATGCAAACTCAGGGGTTATAGCATTGCTGTTTGGTGCAGGTACTAAAGGACAGGCCTCCTTTCAAAATGACATTTATACTGATGGACAGCCCTTTATGAAAAAACATGTAGGAGATTTCTTCAAGTCAGGTGGAATGACTCTTGGAAAAAACATTACTCTTCCTAAAAATGTATCGCAGATTTCAATGAAAATTGGAGATGCATATATGCTGGCAGATGGGATATCTGCAGAAATAGATCCTGGAAGAGGTACAAAGCCCTTGATCATAAACAATAGAACTATGTTACCTATACGAGCAACTATTGAAGCATTAGGAGGAAGCGTAACCTGGGAAGGTTCGTCAAAAAAAGTTTCAATCCAATTAAACGGTAAGAACGTCAATCTATGGATTGGTAGTAGTTCTATACAAGTAAACGGACAGAATATAAATAGCGATTGTGCTCCTGCCATAATAAATGATAGGACATATGTTCCTTTAAGAGCTGTATTAGAAAACCTGGGGTGTAATGTACAATGGGTTGAATCTACCAAATCAATTATTATAAGGAAAGGTTAA
- a CDS encoding PEP/pyruvate-binding domain-containing protein: MKYICSFSQITSEQIAFAGGKGASLSKMAKADLNIPEGFIILACAFENGVLRQEASEELSVLITGLCEQKTYAVRSSGLSEDGEKASFAGGFETVLDVAKNNIPKAVEKVIASSKAERVKTYSENMGMEFQNQIAVVIQEFVKPDFAGVLFTADPISGSSTKMVGNFVRGVGELLVSGDGNAEEFTFSSIKYAYCGSDLLKPYAKDLFHIARKIRKLYGCAQDIEWAIEGGKVHILQARPITTIRRINYETYEVNGSMSGEFLFSNTNVGEAFPKVITPVTFSIAEFVGEAFGLPVFIDNICGHPYANLSVIYSLLVSFGIKKRKAVSILGDVTGNIPKDVEIPVFPISRRSFIKAVLKMFKRPKNKYSKMGMKDFIENGDRYAFKLIDLIRSTDNNESLLKLWNEEANPYVAKALSAFFGVVTLNGLFDTREKLVKMAGEEIANALCSNCGGDRVLESMQPLVCLEKVVKGEMTKAEYARRYGHRSPNEMELSMPYPYEDEAYIDKLIEEYCKSGISASMLRKKQQEKFIKAKEEFLRMFPKRKKWLENKLSNLANSMHTREELRSKGVRLFCIFREFLLKCGSINGIGDGVFFLYFNEAVNLLQGDRSALPHITERRRNYERYKTLPTLPTTIRGRFDPFELAKCENRRIDYYGFGEENSYAENSESEIITGYAGAAGIVEGTVRVLNDFSKSSEFMNGEILVTVATNIGWTPLFPRASAIITDIGAPLSHAVIVAREFGIPAVVGCRDATLRLKTGDRVRVDGGRGIVKKV, encoded by the coding sequence ATGAAGTATATTTGTTCCTTTTCGCAAATCACATCAGAACAGATTGCCTTTGCAGGCGGTAAGGGTGCGTCTCTTTCAAAAATGGCTAAGGCTGATTTGAATATCCCTGAGGGTTTTATAATATTAGCTTGTGCATTTGAAAATGGTGTATTGAGGCAGGAGGCAAGTGAAGAATTATCTGTGCTCATTACAGGATTATGTGAGCAGAAGACTTATGCCGTAAGGTCTTCCGGTCTGAGTGAGGATGGGGAAAAGGCTTCCTTTGCAGGAGGTTTTGAAACAGTATTGGATGTAGCGAAAAACAATATTCCTAAAGCAGTCGAAAAGGTTATAGCGTCTTCAAAGGCTGAACGTGTAAAAACCTACAGCGAAAACATGGGTATGGAATTTCAAAATCAGATTGCAGTGGTCATTCAGGAATTTGTTAAACCTGATTTTGCAGGTGTCCTATTTACTGCTGACCCTATATCGGGAAGCAGTACAAAAATGGTAGGCAATTTTGTGCGCGGAGTTGGAGAACTATTAGTTTCAGGAGATGGGAACGCGGAGGAATTTACTTTTTCCTCGATTAAATATGCTTATTGCGGAAGTGACCTTCTTAAACCTTATGCCAAAGATCTGTTTCATATTGCCAGAAAAATTCGTAAGTTGTATGGATGTGCCCAGGATATTGAATGGGCAATTGAAGGCGGAAAAGTACATATTTTGCAGGCAAGGCCTATTACTACAATACGGCGTATAAATTATGAAACCTATGAAGTCAACGGCTCAATGAGTGGTGAATTTTTATTTTCAAACACAAATGTGGGAGAAGCATTTCCAAAAGTAATCACTCCTGTGACATTTTCTATTGCAGAATTCGTTGGCGAGGCTTTTGGACTTCCTGTATTTATTGATAATATCTGTGGTCACCCTTATGCAAATCTTAGTGTAATCTATTCATTGTTGGTGTCTTTTGGAATAAAAAAGCGGAAAGCTGTTAGCATTTTGGGTGATGTTACAGGCAACATACCTAAGGATGTTGAAATCCCGGTTTTCCCAATTAGCAGGCGGTCATTTATAAAAGCAGTTCTCAAAATGTTTAAAAGACCAAAAAATAAATACTCTAAAATGGGAATGAAGGATTTTATTGAAAATGGAGATCGTTATGCTTTTAAATTGATTGATTTAATCCGTAGCACAGATAATAATGAAAGTCTTTTGAAGCTTTGGAATGAAGAGGCTAATCCGTACGTTGCCAAAGCTCTGTCTGCGTTCTTTGGAGTTGTGACACTTAATGGTTTGTTTGACACGAGGGAAAAGCTTGTTAAAATGGCAGGTGAGGAAATTGCCAATGCTTTATGTTCCAATTGCGGTGGGGATAGAGTTTTAGAAAGTATGCAGCCCCTTGTTTGTCTTGAAAAAGTGGTAAAAGGTGAGATGACAAAGGCAGAATATGCCAGGCGGTATGGTCATCGTTCACCCAATGAAATGGAGCTTTCAATGCCATATCCTTACGAGGATGAAGCTTATATAGATAAATTGATTGAGGAATACTGCAAAAGTGGGATTAGTGCGTCTATGCTTCGGAAGAAGCAGCAGGAAAAGTTTATCAAGGCAAAGGAAGAGTTCCTCCGTATGTTTCCAAAACGGAAAAAATGGCTGGAAAACAAGCTTAGCAATTTGGCAAATTCTATGCATACCCGTGAGGAGCTTCGCAGTAAAGGTGTCAGGTTGTTTTGCATATTCCGTGAGTTTTTGCTCAAATGCGGAAGCATAAATGGAATTGGAGATGGTGTTTTCTTCTTGTATTTTAATGAAGCTGTAAACCTTTTGCAAGGAGATAGATCGGCTTTGCCTCATATTACTGAAAGACGAAGAAATTATGAGCGATACAAGACTTTGCCGACACTTCCTACGACAATCAGAGGACGTTTTGATCCTTTTGAATTGGCAAAATGTGAGAATAGAAGGATTGATTACTATGGCTTTGGCGAAGAGAATAGTTATGCCGAAAATTCCGAAAGCGAAATCATTACAGGTTATGCCGGGGCTGCTGGAATAGTGGAAGGCACTGTTCGTGTGCTCAATGATTTTTCGAAGTCAAGTGAATTTATGAATGGAGAAATTCTTGTAACAGTTGCTACAAATATAGGCTGGACTCCACTTTTTCCGAGGGCTTCCGCTATTATAACCGACATCGGTGCACCATTGTCCCATGCAGTTATTGTGGCAAGAGAATTTGGTATTCCTGCGGTTGTTGGATGCCGTGATGCTACATTAAGGCTCAAGACTGGCGACCGGGTGCGCGTTGACGGTGGAAGAGGAATTGTAAAAAAGGTTTAA
- the tnpB gene encoding IS66 family insertion sequence element accessory protein TnpB (TnpB, as the term is used for proteins encoded by IS66 family insertion elements, is considered an accessory protein, since TnpC, encoded by a neighboring gene, is a DDE family transposase.) — protein MLSISGTEKVYLAIGSTDMRRSIDGLAAIVQQCFSLDPFSSNLFVFCNKNRTMIKILHWDHNGFWLYFRRLEKGTFKWPSDNSKETIQVGTRELYWLLTGLSIEQKQAHRKAASNVVI, from the coding sequence ATGTTGAGCATAAGTGGAACAGAAAAAGTATATCTTGCTATTGGAAGTACTGATATGAGACGCTCTATCGACGGTTTGGCAGCAATAGTTCAGCAATGTTTTTCTCTCGACCCATTTTCATCGAATCTTTTTGTGTTTTGCAATAAAAACAGGACAATGATAAAAATATTACATTGGGATCATAACGGATTTTGGCTATACTTCCGACGACTTGAAAAGGGAACGTTTAAATGGCCTTCAGATAACTCTAAAGAGACAATTCAGGTGGGTACTAGGGAACTCTATTGGTTATTAACTGGACTTTCAATTGAGCAAAAACAAGCACACCGGAAAGCAGCTTCAAACGTGGTGATATA
- a CDS encoding IS66 family transposase has product KSLPKEVKDKPCVAKEGLQFCNRLYSIEHELEDASPDERYEGRLKKSKPILDEFYKWLKQQRPRITPKSATGKAVNYCLNQWDKLNNYLLDGRLYCDNNISERSIKGFVISRKNFLFCNTPSGATSSAMIYSIIETSRANNLKPFEYLTYLLETLPNVDVKDQSVLDSLMPWSDDLPESCRLNNKILQQKE; this is encoded by the coding sequence AAAGTCATTGCCAAAAGAGGTTAAAGATAAACCGTGTGTTGCAAAAGAAGGACTTCAATTTTGCAACAGACTTTATAGTATTGAGCATGAGCTTGAAGATGCGAGCCCAGACGAAAGATATGAAGGCAGACTCAAAAAAAGCAAGCCTATATTGGATGAGTTTTACAAATGGCTCAAGCAGCAAAGACCTCGAATTACACCTAAGAGTGCCACTGGTAAAGCTGTTAATTATTGTTTGAACCAATGGGATAAGCTTAATAATTACTTACTTGATGGTAGACTTTATTGCGATAATAACATTTCGGAACGGAGTATAAAAGGATTTGTTATATCACGTAAAAACTTCCTGTTTTGCAATACTCCAAGCGGAGCTACCTCAAGTGCAATGATTTACAGTATTATTGAAACTTCCAGAGCAAATAATCTTAAGCCTTTTGAATATCTGACTTATTTGCTGGAAACGCTTCCAAATGTAGATGTCAAAGATCAGAGTGTGCTGGATTCCTTAATGCCTTGGTCGGATGATTTGCCTGAATCCTGCAGACTTAATAATAAGATTTTACAACAGAAGGAGTAG